TCAAGGCGGCGGCGAAGCCGGCGGCCGGGCCCTGGTACTACTACGTCACGGTGAACTTGAAGACCGGCGAGACGAAGTTCGCCACCACCTACGCGCAGTTCCTCCAGTACCGCGCCGAGTTCGACCAGTACTGCACGACGTCGGACGCCTGCTGAGCACCGGCATGCACTGCGCCGTGCTCGGGGACCCGATCGAGCACTCGCTGTCGCCAGTCCTGCACCGGGCGGCGTACGCCGCGCTCGGGCTGGACTGGACCTACGACGCGGTGCGGGTGCGCAGCGGCGGCGTGGCGGCGTTCCTGGACGGGCTCGACGCTTCGTGGCGCGGGTTGTCGCTGACCATGCCGCTCAAGCGGGAGGTGATGCCCCTGCTCACCTCGCGCGACTCCTGGGCGGTGGTGTCCGGTGCCGCGAACACCGTCCTGCTCGACGCCGGCGGCCGGCACGGGCTGAACACCGACGTGCCGGGCGCCATCGCCGCGATCCGGGAGGCGACCGATGCCCCGGTCGACCGGGCCCTGGTGCTCGGCGGTGGCGCGACCGCCGCCTCCACGCTGCTCGCTCTCGGTGAGCTGGGCTGCACCTCGGCGACGCTCCTCGTGCGCGATGCCGACCGCGCCCGCGAGACGGTCGAGACCGTGGCGCGGAGCGGTCGCCACCCGGCCGTCCGGGTCGAGCCGCTGTCCGACCTGGCCACGATCTCCGAGGCCCCGGCCGACATCCTCGTCTCCACGGTCCCGGCCGCGGCGCAGACGCCGGCGCTGCTCGAGGCCACCGCGGCGGTCCCCGTGGTCTTCGACGTGGTCTACGACCCGTGGCCGACCCCGCTCGTCGCCGCCGCCCGCGCGCAGGGCCGAACGGCGGTCACCGGGCTGGACCTGCTGCTGTGGCAGGCGGTCGACCAGGTCCGCGCGATGACCGGCCGCTTCGACGTGCCCGTCGACACGATGCGCGAAGCGGGCGTGCGGGCCCTCGCCACGCCCTAGGGTGCGGGCATGAGCTGGGTGGGACACCTGGACACCGCTGCGGTGTGCGCTGCCGCCGCAGGTGCGGCAACGCTGTGGATGCCGAGCCGGATCGCCGCCCTCGCGGAGCCTGAGCCCGAACCGGAGCCGACGCCCGAGGAGGTCGAGGCCCAGGCGGCGCGACGGCTGGCGCGCGAGGAGCGGGCGGCTCGTCAGGGCAAGACGCTCACGGTGCCGGAACCCGAGCCGCCCAAGGAGGCGTACGCCGACCTGGGGGCGCGCCCGGGTCTGGCCGTGCGGCTCGCCGTCGGGGCCGCGCTCTCGGGGATCGTGATCGGGCTCGGACTGGGATGGGACTGGTCGTTGGTCTACTGGGTCCCCCTGGTGCCCCTCGGGGTCGCGCTGGCGTTCGTCGACTGGAACACCCGGCTCCTGCCCACCGACCTGGTCCGCCCGGCGTACGTCATCGCGATCGTCGGAGTCGTCGTGGCCACGGTGGCCGAACGCGATCTGGTCGCGCTGGAGCGGGCGGCCCTCGGCTGGCTCGTCGCCGGTGGCCTGTACGC
This genomic window from Nocardioides cynanchi contains:
- a CDS encoding shikimate dehydrogenase; this translates as MHCAVLGDPIEHSLSPVLHRAAYAALGLDWTYDAVRVRSGGVAAFLDGLDASWRGLSLTMPLKREVMPLLTSRDSWAVVSGAANTVLLDAGGRHGLNTDVPGAIAAIREATDAPVDRALVLGGGATAASTLLALGELGCTSATLLVRDADRARETVETVARSGRHPAVRVEPLSDLATISEAPADILVSTVPAAAQTPALLEATAAVPVVFDVVYDPWPTPLVAAARAQGRTAVTGLDLLLWQAVDQVRAMTGRFDVPVDTMREAGVRALATP
- a CDS encoding prepilin peptidase, encoding MSWVGHLDTAAVCAAAAGAATLWMPSRIAALAEPEPEPEPTPEEVEAQAARRLAREERAARQGKTLTVPEPEPPKEAYADLGARPGLAVRLAVGAALSGIVIGLGLGWDWSLVYWVPLVPLGVALAFVDWNTRLLPTDLVRPAYVIAIVGVVVATVAERDLVALERAALGWLVAGGLYAVLWFIYPPGLGYGDVRLAGVLGITLGYLGWGPLLVGLYAGFLLGGVIGALLRVFKVVRQRHVPFGPFMLISVLVAIAWGEPLWSHFVVTG